A DNA window from Argopecten irradians isolate NY chromosome 10, Ai_NY, whole genome shotgun sequence contains the following coding sequences:
- the LOC138332571 gene encoding activating signal cointegrator 1-like, which produces MATSVEEWMCVELEKLGLPASEDNAKYILSIETAEDLEEYMHELLGDSDPKVLAFIKELLVRWRATVSAQEDIGLQVYRKSTDDDIYFGGKGGSAKQKSNDRGNKSSISKHVVNGNAKPQVESLQDNTPLTNVVDMKKKTKFVPLYSQEGQEKSVLQLPGRHSCECQAAKHKLVNNCLQCGRIVCDQEGSGPCLHCGNLVCTQEEQEVLSRGSRKSEQLRQRLMKDVGEKSLPHQNSRTNSGLEKAIQHKNKLLNYDKTSVQRTKVIDDESDYFSTDSNQWLSHKQREALRKRNEELRAERFASRRDMKVTLDFAGRRVLESDNETGRQMYDVNDTVVQQVHYGVKPKSESFKMEESDFSDLVNPLINVQSPQFVSTVTPDPKSSNKAWLSEVKKKSGLRLQDRELQEMSDDGMCMSMHQPWASLLVCGIKMHEGRTWYTPPHRGRLWIAATAKIPTPEETADVEQTYRYLLKDPRLEFPSHYPSGCLLGCVDVVDCLAQDQYREKFPEGESASPYVFICEVPQQLVVKFPIKGKHKICKFIWSYKLRAERFASRRDMKVTLDFAGRRVLESDNETGRQMYDVNDTVVQQVHYGVKPKSESFKMEESDFSDLVNPLINVQSPQFVSTVTPDPKSSNKAWLSEVKKKSGLRLQDRELQEMSDDGMCMSMHQPWASLLVCGIKMHEGRTWYTPHRGRLWIAATAKIPTPEETADVEQTYRYLLKDPRLEFPSHYPSGCLLGCVDVVDCLAQDQYREKFPEGESASPYVFICEVPQQLVVKFPIKGKHKIYKLESHIHQAAKKGLR; this is translated from the exons GTATATTCTGAGCATTGAAACTGCTGAAGATTTGGAGGAGTATATGCACGAGTTGCTGGGAGATAGCGATCCAAAAGTGTTAGCATTTATTAAGGAGTTGTTAGTTCGATGGAGGGCAACTGTTTCTGCACAGGAGGATATAGGCCTACAG GTTTATCGAAAATCAACAGATGACGATATCTACTTTGGAGGCAAAGGTGGATCGGCCAAACAGAAGTCAAATGACCGAGGCAACAAGTCTTCTATCAGTAAACATGTCGTCAATGGTAACGCCAAACCACAAGTGGAGAGCTTACAG GACAACACTCCTCTGACCAATGTGGTTGACATGAAGAAGAAGACCAAGTTTGTCCCCTTATACAGCCAGGAGGGACAGGAGAAGTCTGTACTTCAACTTCCAG GGCGACACAGCTGTGAATGCCAGGCTGCCAAACACAAGCTGGTCaataactgtttacagtgtggccGTATTGTGTGTGACCAGGAGGGATCGGGACCATGTCTTCACTGTGGTAACCTG GTGTGTACACAGGAGGAACAGGAAGTATTATCGCGTGGTTCACGCAAGAGTGAACAGCTTCGTCAGCGACTGATGAAGGATGTTGGAGAGAAGTCACTACCACATCAGAATAGTCGAACTAACTCCGGCCTGGAGAAGGCCATACAGCATAAAAATAAACTGCTCAACTACGACAAGACTAG TGTACAGAGGACCAAAGTGATAGACGATGAATCAGATTATTTCTCAACAGATTCCAACCAATGGCTAAGTCACAAACAGCGAGAGGCCCTACGGAAACGTAACGAAGAATTACGTGCAGAACGATTCGCATCGCGAAGGGACATGAAAGTGACTTTAGACTTCGCTGGTCGTCGTGTGTTAGAATCAGACAATGAAACAGGTAGACAGATGTACGATGTGAACGACACAGTAGTTCAACAAGTCCATTACGGAGTTAAACCGAAGTCAGAAAGTTTCAAAATGGAGGAGTCAGACTTCAGTGATTTAGTTAATCCATTGATCAATGttcagtcaccacag TTTGTCAGTACTGTAACACCAGATCCGAAGTCCTCTAACAAAGCATGGTTGTCCGAGGTAAAGAAGAAGTCAGGGTTGAGACTACAGGACCGTGAGCTTCAGGAGATGTCTGATGACGGCATGTGTATGAGTATGCATCAGCCATGGGCATCTCTTCTGGTGTGTGGCATCAAAAT GCATGAAGGACGCACATGGTACACACCCCCCCACCGAGGGCGATTATGGATAGCTGCCACAGCCAAAATCCCCACCCCTGAGGAAACCGCTGATGTGGAACAGACCTACCGATATTTACTGAAGG ACCCTCGATTAGAATTTCCTAGTCATTACCCCTCTGGGTGCCTCCTAGGTTGTGTGGATGTTGTTGACTGCCTGGCACAAGACCAATACAGAGAAAAG tTTCCAGAGGGGGAGTCTGCTTCTCCCTATGTGTTCATCTGTGAAGTTCCACAACAACTGGTCGTCAAGTTCCCAATCAAaggaaaacacaaaatttgtaAGTTCATTTGGTCTTACA AATTACGTGCAGAACGATTCGCATCGCGAAGGGACATGAAAGTGACTTTAGACTTCGCTGGTCGTCGTGTGTTAGAATCAGACAATGAAACAGGTAGACAGATGTACGATGTGAACGACACAGTAGTTCAACAAGTCCATTACGGAGTTAAACCTAAGTCAGAAAGTTTCAAAATGGAGGAGTCAGACTTCAGTGATTTAGTTAATCCATTGATCAATGttcagtcaccacag TTTGTCAGTACTGTAACACCAGATCCGAAGTCCTCTAACAAAGCATGGTTGTCCGAGGTAAAGAAGAAGTCAGGGTTGAGACTACAGGACCGTGAGCTTCAGGAGATGTCTGATGACGGCATGTGTATGAGTATGCATCAGCCATGGGCATCTCTTCTGGTGTGTGGCATCAAAAT GCATGAAGGACGCACATGGTACACACCCCACCGAGGGCGATTATGGATAGCTGCCACAGCCAAAATCCCCACCCCTGAGGAAACCGCTGATGTGGAACAGACCTACCGATATTTACTGAAGG ACCCTCGATTAGAATTTCCTAGTCATTACCCCTCTGGGTGCCTCCTAGGTTGTGTGGATGTTGTTGACTGCCTGGCACAAGACCAATACAGAGAAAAG TTTCCAGAGGGGGAGTCTGCTTCTCCCTATGTGTTCATCTGTGAAGTTCCACAACAACTGGTCGTCAAGTTCCCAATCAAaggaaaacacaaaattt ATAAATTAGAATCCCACATACACCAAGCTGCAAAGAAGGGGTTGAGGTGA